One window of the Pedobacter ginsengisoli genome contains the following:
- the spt gene encoding serine palmitoyltransferase — translation MRKKLHDRIAAFKDATAIKEKGLYPYFRAIESAQDTEVMIDGKRVLMFGSNSYLGLTNHPKIKEAAKAAVDKYGTGCAGSRFLNGTLDIHIELEKRLAAYVGKEAAVLFSTGFQVNLGVISCLLDRNDYLILDEYDHASIIDGSRLSFSRSIKYAHNDMDDLRKKLSRLPEDAAKLIVADGIFSMEGDLVNLPEIVKIADEFGANIMMDDAHSLGVIGFNGSGTASHFGLTDKVDLIMGTFSKSLASLGGFIAGSEETIEFVKHRARSLMFSASMPPSAVASVIAALDIIESEPERIDQLWANTNYAKKLLLEAGFDIGHTDSPIIPVYIRDNDKTFLITNILSKNGIFVNPVVSPAVPSDSSLLRFSLMATHTFEQIEEAVEKIAAAAKQVQVNLSQVTI, via the coding sequence ATGCGCAAAAAATTACACGATAGGATAGCAGCTTTTAAAGATGCTACAGCAATTAAGGAAAAAGGCTTATATCCTTACTTCCGGGCAATAGAATCAGCACAGGATACAGAAGTGATGATAGACGGGAAGAGGGTATTGATGTTTGGTTCTAACTCCTATCTGGGATTAACAAATCACCCAAAAATAAAAGAAGCTGCAAAAGCTGCGGTTGATAAATATGGTACTGGTTGTGCCGGGTCAAGATTCCTAAACGGTACTCTTGATATTCACATTGAACTTGAAAAAAGACTTGCTGCCTACGTTGGTAAAGAAGCTGCTGTTCTTTTTAGTACCGGGTTTCAGGTTAATTTAGGTGTGATATCCTGCCTGCTAGACAGGAATGACTACCTTATTCTTGATGAATACGATCATGCATCTATCATTGATGGTAGCAGGTTGTCGTTTTCGCGCTCAATAAAATATGCACATAACGACATGGATGATTTGCGCAAGAAATTGAGCAGGTTACCTGAGGATGCTGCAAAATTAATTGTTGCCGATGGCATTTTTAGCATGGAAGGTGATCTGGTTAATTTACCAGAGATCGTAAAAATTGCTGATGAATTTGGGGCAAACATTATGATGGATGATGCGCACAGTTTAGGCGTTATTGGCTTTAACGGTTCAGGAACGGCTTCTCATTTCGGGTTAACTGATAAGGTTGATTTGATTATGGGAACTTTCAGTAAATCATTAGCTTCTCTTGGTGGTTTTATTGCAGGTTCTGAAGAGACTATTGAGTTTGTGAAACACAGAGCACGCTCACTAATGTTCAGTGCAAGTATGCCACCTTCAGCTGTTGCAAGTGTTATTGCTGCCCTTGATATTATTGAATCAGAGCCTGAGCGTATAGATCAGCTTTGGGCCAATACCAATTATGCAAAAAAATTACTTCTTGAAGCAGGCTTTGATATAGGACACACGGATAGTCCGATCATTCCTGTTTACATCAGAGATAACGATAAAACATTCCTTATTACCAATATTTTAAGTAAAAACGGAATATTTGTAAATCCTGTGGTTTCACCTGCAGTTCCTTCAGATTCTTCTTTATTGAGGTTCTCTTTAATGGCTACACATACTTTTGAACAGATTGAGGAAGCCGTTGAAAAAATTGCAGCTGCTGCTAAACAAGTTCAGGTTAACTTATCGCAGGTAACTATATGA
- a CDS encoding NAD-dependent epimerase/dehydratase family protein, producing MSKRVLITGATGFVGYHLIEKAIQSGLEVYAAVRKSSSKAHLSEFNIKYVDLDYSSVESLRSQLEEHQFSYIIHAAGITKAKTKADYNKVNAEFTEHLAVAAITAGIKLEKFVFVSSLAALGPLTDLSQEIKEDTPAHPVTNYGASKLLAEKYLSEIPGLPLITIRPTAVYGPREKDIFILFKSISRGLEPHIGSFKQQLSFIYVKDLADVIVNSLFVKVNGKHYNVSDGNVYNRYALAELVKKALKQRTFKFHLPVPVVSAMASFMDFIYTNSKNTPTLNKEKMAELTAINWACNIDNAKRDLNYAPQFNLEKGLIDTVKWYKANNWL from the coding sequence ATGAGTAAAAGGGTATTAATTACCGGTGCTACAGGTTTTGTGGGTTATCATCTTATTGAAAAAGCTATACAATCTGGCTTAGAGGTTTATGCAGCTGTTCGCAAAAGCAGCAGTAAAGCTCACCTGAGCGAGTTTAACATTAAGTATGTTGATCTGGATTACAGCTCTGTAGAGAGTTTAAGATCACAGCTTGAAGAGCATCAGTTTAGCTATATTATTCATGCGGCAGGTATTACCAAAGCCAAAACTAAAGCAGATTACAATAAAGTTAATGCTGAATTTACCGAACACCTGGCTGTTGCGGCAATTACTGCTGGCATTAAGTTAGAGAAATTTGTATTTGTAAGCAGTCTGGCTGCACTAGGCCCGCTTACCGATCTTAGCCAGGAAATTAAAGAAGATACCCCTGCCCATCCGGTAACCAATTATGGTGCAAGTAAACTACTTGCCGAAAAATACCTTTCAGAAATACCCGGTTTACCATTAATCACCATTCGTCCTACAGCTGTATATGGGCCTCGTGAAAAGGATATTTTTATTTTATTTAAAAGTATAAGCAGAGGCTTGGAGCCCCACATAGGTAGCTTTAAACAACAACTAAGCTTTATCTATGTAAAAGATCTTGCAGATGTTATTGTGAATTCTCTTTTTGTTAAGGTTAACGGAAAACATTACAATGTTTCGGATGGCAATGTATATAATCGTTATGCACTTGCAGAGCTGGTTAAGAAGGCTTTGAAACAAAGGACTTTTAAATTCCATTTGCCTGTTCCTGTAGTAAGTGCTATGGCTTCATTTATGGATTTCATTTACACAAACAGCAAGAACACGCCTACCTTAAATAAAGAAAAAATGGCTGAGCTTACGGCAATTAACTGGGCTTGCAATATTGATAATGCTAAACGTGATCTTAATTATGCGCCACAATTTAATCTAGAAAAAGGATTAATTGATACCGTTAAGTGGTATAAAGCTAATAATTGGTTATAG
- the xseB gene encoding exodeoxyribonuclease VII small subunit, whose translation METNLTYEAAYKELTEIAQEIENESVSVDVLADKVKRASELIEFCQTKLRATETEVNKIIKQMENQ comes from the coding sequence ATGGAAACGAATTTAACATATGAGGCTGCCTATAAGGAGCTAACAGAGATTGCACAGGAGATAGAAAATGAATCTGTATCAGTAGATGTACTTGCTGATAAGGTTAAGCGTGCTTCGGAACTGATTGAGTTTTGTCAAACCAAACTTAGAGCAACCGAAACAGAAGTAAATAAGATTATTAAACAAATGGAAAATCAATAA
- the xseA gene encoding exodeoxyribonuclease VII large subunit: MAVPLYPSNPASIKLSELTGQIQQAMDGVFGQKTFWVIADVTNYTYKPQSNYHYFELVEKEKSSNKILAKIAGRAWGNASLNITNFEQATGQRFKNDINVLVQVNVQYNPAFGLQLNLIDIDTNFTLGLFEQQRKDTLERLLRENPEFIQKKGEYYFTKNSSLQLNKVLQYIAVISSDTSAGYMDFKHTLENNSFGYSFKIDDYFTLVQGEANAKQILNKIIEVYQSSKSYDAVVIIRGGGSQTDFLIFDNYDLSRAIAKFPIPVITGIGHQKNETIADLMAHTSTKTPTKAAELIIAHNRAFEESVLSIQKMMLIKTYQIINHHKDRLNHLNQITINTTRNLLNEHHRSILNLSGLILINPKIIISNKRKDLSNLNNNLQSYSRMYFANKRGYIGHFQSLVKLMSPQSILNKGFAILKVEGKIVSNADNVEVGQELTVRLATTEIKTTVKSKSRNNGNEFNI; the protein is encoded by the coding sequence ATGGCAGTTCCCTTGTATCCATCTAATCCTGCTTCCATAAAACTCTCTGAGCTTACCGGTCAAATCCAGCAGGCAATGGATGGTGTATTTGGGCAAAAGACTTTTTGGGTAATTGCTGATGTAACCAATTATACCTACAAACCGCAAAGCAACTATCATTACTTTGAGCTGGTAGAAAAAGAAAAATCATCGAATAAGATACTGGCTAAAATTGCCGGAAGAGCATGGGGGAATGCTTCTTTAAATATCACAAATTTTGAACAGGCAACAGGCCAGAGGTTTAAAAACGACATTAACGTATTGGTGCAGGTAAATGTTCAATATAATCCTGCTTTTGGCCTTCAGTTAAACCTGATTGATATTGATACCAATTTTACCCTTGGGTTATTTGAACAGCAACGAAAAGATACACTTGAAAGGCTACTGAGAGAAAACCCTGAATTTATACAAAAAAAGGGAGAGTATTACTTTACTAAAAACAGTAGCCTGCAGTTAAATAAAGTATTGCAGTATATTGCAGTAATATCCTCAGACACGTCTGCAGGTTATATGGATTTTAAACACACGCTCGAAAACAATTCTTTTGGGTATAGTTTTAAAATTGATGACTATTTTACTTTGGTACAAGGTGAGGCAAACGCCAAACAAATTCTTAATAAGATCATAGAAGTATATCAATCATCAAAATCTTACGATGCCGTTGTAATTATCAGAGGTGGTGGCTCGCAAACAGACTTTCTGATATTTGATAATTACGATCTGAGCAGGGCTATTGCTAAATTTCCCATTCCGGTAATTACAGGGATAGGGCATCAGAAGAATGAAACCATTGCCGACCTTATGGCGCATACTTCTACTAAAACACCAACAAAAGCGGCCGAATTAATAATAGCACATAACAGGGCATTTGAAGAATCAGTATTGAGTATTCAAAAAATGATGCTGATTAAAACTTATCAGATAATAAACCATCATAAAGACAGGCTTAATCATCTTAATCAGATCACTATAAATACAACCAGAAATCTGCTGAATGAGCATCACAGAAGCATTTTGAATTTATCGGGTCTGATCCTCATCAATCCTAAAATAATTATCTCAAATAAGCGCAAAGACCTCAGTAATCTAAATAATAACCTTCAATCGTATAGCAGAATGTATTTTGCTAATAAAAGAGGGTATATTGGCCACTTTCAGTCGCTGGTAAAACTAATGAGTCCTCAAAGTATTTTAAATAAAGGGTTTGCAATATTAAAAGTGGAGGGCAAGATTGTGAGTAATGCAGATAACGTAGAGGTGGGACAGGAATTAACAGTAAGACTGGCTACAACAGAAATAAAGACAACCGTAAAATCTAAATCCAGAAACAATGGAAACGAATTTAACATATGA
- a CDS encoding LD-carboxypeptidase gives MNRKHFLSFAITAGVSASASKVLGNASVVSKAEVPELAKSKIPPYLKPGDTIGITSPASYISLLDIQPSVQLMQSWGFKVEIGKTIGTRDFSLGGTDLERAADLQRMLDDPNIKAIMCARGGYGLVRIIDKLDFTKFKANPKWIIGFSDITVLHTHINSNYGIATIHSKMCNSFPNDWLLAKPMQIETILSIRQVLTGADVKYTAAPVSYNRAGKVEGILVGGNLSLIETLAGSNSDLKTDDAILFVEDTHEELYSIDRMFWNLKRSGKLDKLKGLIIGGFSLKEETPGEEFGRTVYEIVAEKIKEYDYPVCFDFPVGHQINNFALKCGTKHILNIDVNGSSLVSI, from the coding sequence ATGAACCGTAAACACTTTCTTTCCTTTGCTATTACTGCCGGAGTATCTGCTTCAGCATCAAAGGTATTAGGGAATGCGAGTGTGGTAAGTAAGGCTGAAGTGCCCGAACTGGCTAAATCAAAAATACCGCCATACCTTAAACCGGGTGATACAATAGGGATAACAAGTCCGGCAAGCTATATTTCTTTATTAGATATCCAGCCATCTGTTCAATTGATGCAAAGCTGGGGCTTTAAAGTAGAAATCGGGAAAACTATTGGGACACGGGATTTTTCGCTTGGGGGTACCGATTTGGAAAGAGCAGCTGATTTGCAGCGTATGCTGGATGATCCAAATATTAAAGCAATTATGTGTGCCAGAGGAGGCTATGGCTTGGTTCGGATAATTGATAAGCTGGATTTTACAAAGTTCAAAGCCAATCCAAAATGGATAATAGGATTTAGTGATATTACAGTTCTGCATACCCATATTAATAGTAATTATGGTATTGCAACCATACATTCTAAAATGTGTAATAGCTTTCCAAATGATTGGTTGCTTGCAAAACCAATGCAAATAGAAACTATACTCTCCATCAGACAGGTACTTACCGGGGCCGATGTTAAATATACCGCAGCACCGGTAAGTTATAACCGTGCTGGTAAAGTAGAAGGTATTTTGGTAGGTGGCAATCTTAGTTTGATTGAAACACTTGCAGGAAGCAATTCTGATCTTAAAACTGATGATGCTATTCTATTTGTAGAGGATACCCATGAAGAACTATACAGCATAGACCGCATGTTCTGGAATCTTAAGCGAAGCGGAAAACTTGATAAGCTTAAAGGATTAATAATAGGAGGGTTTAGTTTAAAAGAAGAAACACCCGGCGAAGAATTTGGACGAACGGTTTATGAAATTGTTGCCGAAAAAATAAAGGAATATGATTATCCCGTATGTTTTGATTTCCCGGTAGGGCATCAAATTAATAACTTTGCACTTAAATGCGGCACTAAGCATATCCTTAATATAGATGTAAATGGCAGTTCCCTTGTATCCATCTAA
- a CDS encoding PmoA family protein, with protein MKKYLIIACCYFSLSTNAQTKNVSFVRNDQDRKVDVLIDGKPFTSFIYPADMEKPILYPIFAADGAILTRGFPLNKREGERVDHPHHVGLWFNYESVNGLDFWNNSYAIPAEKKVKYGWIRNVKVNKVENGKSSGKLSYSANWENQAKDVLLKEQTTFVFSGTDHTRVIDRITTLSAQKDPVNFKDVKDGMLGIRVTKELEFPSNKVEEFADSQGNITKVSASGNGANGTYLTSAGKTGNDAWGTRGNWCVLYGVKDGKHLSVAIIDHPKNPGYPTYWHARDYGLFAANPLGQAIFSEGKETLNLTLKPGASVTFRYRIIVGSGTKVSAETLNAQAANFGK; from the coding sequence ATGAAAAAATACTTGATTATCGCCTGTTGTTATTTTAGTTTAAGTACCAATGCACAAACTAAAAATGTGTCGTTTGTAAGAAATGACCAGGATCGTAAGGTTGATGTGCTGATAGATGGTAAGCCTTTTACCAGTTTTATCTATCCCGCTGATATGGAAAAGCCTATCCTCTATCCGATATTTGCTGCTGATGGTGCTATTTTAACCAGAGGCTTTCCGCTTAATAAACGCGAAGGTGAACGTGTTGATCACCCGCATCATGTTGGTTTATGGTTTAATTACGAAAGTGTTAACGGCCTCGACTTCTGGAACAACTCCTATGCTATTCCTGCCGAAAAGAAAGTAAAATACGGATGGATTAGAAATGTAAAGGTAAACAAGGTTGAAAACGGCAAGTCCAGTGGCAAATTAAGCTATAGCGCCAACTGGGAAAATCAAGCTAAAGATGTTTTGTTGAAAGAGCAAACTACATTTGTTTTCTCGGGTACAGATCATACCAGGGTTATTGACAGGATAACTACACTATCCGCACAAAAAGATCCTGTAAACTTTAAAGATGTTAAAGATGGTATGCTTGGCATCCGTGTTACAAAAGAGCTTGAGTTTCCTTCAAATAAGGTTGAAGAATTTGCTGACAGTCAAGGAAATATAACTAAAGTATCAGCATCAGGTAATGGTGCCAATGGCACCTATCTAACCAGTGCTGGTAAAACCGGCAACGATGCCTGGGGCACCAGAGGTAACTGGTGTGTTTTATACGGAGTAAAAGATGGCAAGCACCTTTCTGTTGCTATAATTGATCATCCTAAAAACCCGGGCTACCCTACTTACTGGCATGCACGTGATTATGGTTTGTTTGCAGCCAATCCGCTTGGACAGGCCATATTTAGCGAGGGAAAAGAGACTTTAAACCTTACTTTAAAACCAGGCGCTTCGGTTACTTTCAGATACAGAATTATTGTGGGGTCTGGTACTAAAGTTTCGGCCGAAACATTGAATGCACAAGCTGCCAATTTTGGAAAATAA
- a CDS encoding DUF1080 domain-containing protein: MKKTKLLIVAALMLGATPFTLQAQTGKWQNLFNGKDLQGWKQLNGKAKYEVVNGEIVGTTVSNTPNSFLTTEKNYGDFILEVELLVDNSMNSGIQIRSESKADYNNGRVHGYQVEVDPSDRKWSGGLYDEARRGWLYPLDINPKGQAAFKNDQWNKYHIECIGNSIRTWVNGIPTANVVDAMTPSGFIALQVHGIGKNDTPGKQIRWRNVRIQTENLKPSKIDDIFVVNMVPNDLSKQEKAEGFSLLWDGKTTKGWIGAYKTKFPEKGWEIKDGVLSVVKANGAESTNGGDIVTVKEYGAFELKFDFKLTEGANSGVKFFVTLSEKNKGSAIGMEYQILDDERHPDAKLGKNGNRTLGSLYDLIASKKIANAQRKIGEWNRGLIRVFPNNKIEYWLNGFKVVEFTRGTQEFLDLVAGSKYKDWKDFGMAPKGHILLQDHGDNVSFRSIKIKQL; the protein is encoded by the coding sequence ATGAAAAAAACAAAGTTACTGATTGTTGCTGCCCTGATGCTTGGAGCCACCCCGTTTACATTGCAGGCACAAACAGGAAAATGGCAAAATCTCTTTAACGGAAAAGACTTACAGGGATGGAAACAATTGAACGGCAAGGCTAAGTATGAAGTTGTGAATGGAGAAATAGTAGGCACAACGGTTTCAAATACGCCTAACTCTTTTTTAACAACTGAAAAAAATTACGGAGATTTTATACTCGAAGTGGAATTATTGGTTGATAATTCAATGAACTCTGGCATACAAATCAGAAGTGAAAGTAAAGCAGACTATAATAATGGCAGGGTTCATGGCTATCAGGTAGAAGTTGATCCATCAGATAGAAAATGGAGCGGAGGATTATATGACGAGGCACGTCGTGGATGGTTATATCCTTTAGATATCAATCCTAAAGGCCAGGCCGCTTTTAAAAATGACCAATGGAACAAATATCATATAGAGTGTATTGGCAATTCTATAAGGACATGGGTAAATGGTATTCCAACTGCAAATGTTGTTGATGCAATGACTCCATCTGGCTTTATCGCTTTACAGGTACACGGTATTGGAAAAAATGATACACCGGGAAAGCAGATTCGCTGGCGTAATGTACGTATCCAGACAGAAAACCTTAAGCCATCTAAAATAGACGATATTTTTGTAGTAAATATGGTTCCAAATGATCTATCTAAGCAAGAAAAAGCTGAAGGTTTTTCTTTGCTATGGGACGGAAAAACTACAAAAGGCTGGATTGGCGCATACAAAACCAAATTCCCTGAAAAAGGATGGGAAATTAAAGATGGTGTACTTAGCGTTGTAAAGGCTAACGGTGCAGAATCTACCAATGGTGGCGATATAGTTACTGTTAAAGAATATGGTGCTTTTGAATTGAAATTTGATTTTAAACTTACTGAAGGTGCCAATAGTGGTGTTAAGTTTTTTGTAACACTTTCTGAAAAAAACAAAGGTTCTGCAATTGGTATGGAATATCAGATTCTTGATGATGAAAGACATCCGGATGCTAAGCTGGGTAAAAATGGTAACCGTACTCTTGGCTCTCTTTATGACCTTATTGCAAGTAAAAAAATCGCTAATGCGCAAAGAAAAATTGGTGAGTGGAACAGAGGTTTAATCAGGGTATTCCCTAACAATAAAATTGAATACTGGCTAAATGGCTTTAAGGTTGTAGAATTTACCAGAGGTACGCAGGAGTTTCTTGACTTAGTTGCTGGCAGTAAGTATAAAGACTGGAAAGACTTTGGTATGGCCCCTAAAGGACATATTTTACTTCAAGACCATGGCGATAATGTTTCATTCAGAAGTATAAAAATTAAACAACTTTAA
- a CDS encoding Gfo/Idh/MocA family protein, which produces MLDSRRKFIKQSAIAAAGTYLGTMGLSAKSYGNIIGANDRVRVGVVGFSDRFKSSLLPCFLNHHKELNFDMVAVSDLWNYRRGLGVDHLKEKFGHNITACRNNDELYSLKDIDAVIISSPDFAHASHAIEAVNAKCDVYCEKPFAETMEDARAALKAVKGSKQILQIGSQRRSGANYKAASQFIKDGKFGDITMVELSWNVNQPGRWRRPDLVARLKQEDTDWKRFLLNRPFEEWDPRKYLEYRLFWPFSSGMPGQWMSHQIDTVHWFTGLKHPRSVVANGGIYQWKDGRRNWDTTTAVFDYGKPNDPNNGFQVVFTSRMHNGDENPAEIYYANGGEMNLNTNTVSPKGGLTAKAAAEMNMKANLLPELKLTELAEKVATSANTGGDKLTSAHMRNWMECVRSRQETNAPVEAGYYHSIANIMTNASARTGQKATFDEATQEVMVGGKVFKY; this is translated from the coding sequence ATGTTAGATTCAAGAAGAAAATTTATTAAGCAATCTGCCATCGCAGCTGCCGGAACCTATTTAGGTACTATGGGTTTAAGTGCAAAAAGCTATGGAAATATTATTGGTGCAAATGACCGTGTAAGGGTTGGTGTTGTTGGCTTTTCAGACCGTTTTAAAAGTTCACTGTTACCTTGTTTCCTAAATCATCATAAGGAATTGAATTTTGATATGGTTGCTGTATCAGATTTATGGAATTACCGTCGCGGTTTGGGTGTTGATCATTTAAAAGAAAAATTTGGCCATAACATAACTGCATGCCGCAATAATGATGAATTGTATAGTTTAAAAGATATTGATGCCGTAATTATCAGTTCTCCTGATTTTGCACACGCATCTCATGCAATTGAGGCTGTAAATGCCAAATGTGATGTGTATTGTGAAAAGCCTTTCGCCGAAACTATGGAAGATGCAAGAGCAGCACTAAAAGCAGTAAAAGGATCGAAACAGATTTTACAGATTGGTTCTCAGCGCAGAAGTGGTGCAAATTATAAAGCGGCTTCTCAGTTTATAAAAGACGGCAAGTTTGGCGATATCACAATGGTAGAACTAAGCTGGAATGTAAACCAGCCTGGCCGTTGGCGCAGACCTGATCTTGTGGCCAGATTAAAACAAGAAGACACGGATTGGAAACGTTTCTTACTAAACCGTCCATTTGAAGAATGGGATCCTCGTAAATATTTAGAATATCGCCTGTTCTGGCCATTCTCGTCTGGAATGCCAGGCCAATGGATGTCGCACCAAATTGATACTGTACACTGGTTTACCGGCTTAAAACACCCAAGAAGTGTTGTGGCAAATGGTGGTATTTATCAATGGAAAGATGGTCGCAGAAACTGGGACACTACTACTGCTGTGTTTGACTACGGTAAACCAAATGATCCTAATAACGGATTCCAGGTGGTATTTACTTCAAGAATGCACAATGGTGATGAAAACCCTGCCGAGATTTATTATGCAAATGGCGGAGAAATGAACCTGAATACAAATACAGTATCTCCTAAGGGTGGCCTTACTGCAAAAGCAGCTGCCGAAATGAATATGAAAGCCAATTTATTACCAGAGCTTAAGCTTACTGAACTTGCTGAAAAGGTTGCAACTTCTGCCAATACTGGTGGTGATAAACTAACTTCAGCACATATGCGTAACTGGATGGAATGCGTTCGCAGCAGACAGGAAACAAATGCTCCTGTTGAAGCTGGTTATTATCATTCAATTGCAAACATTATGACTAATGCGTCAGCAAGAACCGGCCAAAAGGCTACATTTGATGAAGCAACACAAGAAGTCATGGTTGGTGGTAAAGTATTTAAATACTAG
- a CDS encoding sodium/sugar symporter, with amino-acid sequence MNKLDYRDYIVFFIYFIIVSAYGFWIYYKKKTKTADSKDYFLAEGSLTWWAIGASLIASNISAEQMIGMSGSGFKLGLAISAYEWMAAATLIIVAIFFMPVYLKNKIFTMPQFLSQRYNEKVAMIMAVFWLMLYIVVNLMSILYLGALAISGISDLPITFCILGLAVFAIIITLGGMKVIGYTDVIQVFFLVLGGLVASYIALNIISDNQGIVKGFSILTNGASEHFHLIFKKDNPNYMDLPGLSVLIGGMWIANLSYWGCNQYITQRALGASLPVARSGLLFAAFLKMLMPVIVVIPGIAVYYIIKEKIPNISPESLLTSSGVQDPNKAYPALLGLLPVGLKGLSFAALTAAIVASLAGKANSIATIFTLDIYKKAFNKNAGEGTLVNVGKITVIVSMLLAVVLSLIVGDALMGEGKQGFQYIQEYTGFVSPGIFAMFILGFFWKKTTSNAALFATIGGFIASVVLKFLPGWIDLAPLHDMGWSVANSAGVFEIPFMDRMLIVFAICVIGMYFISTYETKKGVVAHGLEVDTKMFRVSTSFAVGALIIVTMLVALYSAFW; translated from the coding sequence ATGAACAAACTAGACTATCGCGATTACATTGTATTCTTTATATACTTTATAATCGTATCAGCTTATGGATTTTGGATCTATTATAAAAAGAAGACCAAAACAGCAGATTCAAAGGATTACTTTTTAGCAGAGGGCTCATTAACATGGTGGGCAATTGGTGCTTCTCTTATAGCATCTAATATATCTGCTGAGCAAATGATAGGTATGAGCGGATCAGGATTTAAGCTTGGCCTTGCAATTTCTGCTTATGAGTGGATGGCTGCCGCTACCTTAATTATTGTAGCTATATTCTTTATGCCGGTTTATCTTAAGAACAAGATATTTACCATGCCACAGTTCCTTAGTCAGCGCTACAATGAAAAGGTGGCAATGATTATGGCGGTATTCTGGTTAATGCTTTACATTGTAGTAAACCTAATGTCTATCCTATATCTTGGAGCTTTGGCCATTAGTGGTATATCCGATCTTCCTATCACTTTCTGTATCCTTGGCTTAGCTGTATTTGCTATTATCATCACTTTGGGTGGTATGAAAGTTATTGGTTATACTGATGTTATTCAGGTATTTTTCTTAGTGCTTGGTGGTTTGGTAGCTTCATACATAGCATTAAACATCATCTCAGATAATCAAGGTATTGTAAAAGGCTTCTCTATTTTAACCAATGGTGCCTCAGAGCATTTCCATTTGATATTTAAAAAGGATAACCCTAACTATATGGATCTTCCTGGTTTAAGTGTATTAATAGGAGGTATGTGGATTGCAAACTTAAGCTATTGGGGATGTAACCAATACATTACTCAAAGAGCATTGGGTGCTTCTTTACCGGTTGCCAGATCGGGTCTTTTATTTGCAGCATTCTTAAAAATGCTTATGCCTGTAATTGTTGTTATTCCTGGTATTGCAGTTTATTATATCATAAAAGAGAAAATTCCTAATATAAGCCCAGAGAGTTTATTAACTTCTTCTGGTGTTCAGGATCCTAATAAAGCATATCCTGCATTGTTAGGTTTATTACCTGTAGGTTTAAAAGGACTTTCATTTGCAGCACTTACAGCAGCAATTGTTGCTTCATTAGCAGGTAAAGCAAACAGTATTGCTACTATTTTTACCTTAGATATTTACAAGAAAGCATTTAATAAAAATGCCGGCGAGGGAACATTGGTAAACGTTGGTAAAATTACTGTAATCGTTTCAATGTTACTTGCAGTAGTATTGTCGCTAATAGTTGGTGATGCTTTAATGGGGGAAGGAAAACAAGGTTTCCAGTACATTCAGGAATATACAGGTTTTGTATCACCGGGTATTTTTGCCATGTTTATTTTAGGCTTTTTCTGGAAAAAGACTACATCAAATGCGGCATTGTTTGCTACTATAGGTGGTTTTATTGCTTCGGTAGTATTAAAGTTCTTACCAGGATGGATAGATCTTGCTCCTTTACATGATATGGGATGGTCTGTGGCTAACTCGGCAGGTGTATTTGAAATTCCATTTATGGACAGGATGCTTATCGTATTTGCAATCTGTGTAATTGGAATGTATTTCATCAGTACTTATGAAACCAAGAAAGGCGTTGTAGCCCATGGATTAGAGGTTGATACAAAAATGTTTAGAGTATCTACATCTTTTGCAGTTGGTGCATTAATTATTGTAACTATGTTGGTAGCACTGTACTCTGCTTTTTGGTAG